The nucleotide sequence GCCCAGGGCGTACGCCACCAGCGCGCCGCCGATGCCGAAGCCGACCAGGAGCGGGTTCGCCGAGCCCGGCAGCTCGCCCGGCTGGCGGGTGCGGTCCAGCAGCTCGCGCACCCCGCGCAGCAGCGGCAGCGGGTCGCCCGTGGCGTCGCGGGCCGGGCCGGGCGGGTCACCCAGCCGCCGCCCGCCGGCGCCGATCCGGGCCCGGAGCTGGCCCCACAGGTGCGCGGCCTCGCCGTCGACGCGTTCGACCATCCGCTGCGCCTCGGCCACCTCCGCCTCGGCCCGCCGCACCTGCTCGGCGGCCTCGGCCACGGCACGGTCGGCGGCGGCGACCTGCTGCGCGTACCAGCCGTGCGCCTCGGCACGCTGGGCAGCCACCCGGGCGGTCAGCTCGGCGAGCCGGCGGACCTGGGCGGCGTACGTCTCACTGGCGACCGGTTCGTTCATCGGGAGGGACCATAGGGGATGATCACCTGTCCCGTGCGGTGCACCGCCCGGTCGAAGTAGAGGCCGCGCCACGGGCGGGGGTACCAGTCCGGCCCGCCGGTGCCCGGGTAGAGCGAGGAGCCCAGCTCGGCGCCCTGCACGTCGAGCGCGACCCAGGCGCCGATCTGGTCGGTGCGTGCCGCCGGCCCGCCCAGGTCGACGCGCATCCGGGCCACGCCGCGCCACCAGGCCAGCACGTGGGTACGCCGTTCGGGCCCGTCGTGCAGGATCCGGCGCAGCTGCTCCAGCCCGGTCCGCCGGCCGGCCTTCCCGGCGAGCTGCCCGGCCGCCGCGTCGACGGCGTACAGCAGCAGGAAGTGCGGGGTCTGCGGGGTACCCGGAGCGCCGAGGGTGTCACCCACCTCGGCCATCAGCTCGGGCACCGTCTCCTCGTCGTACCAGGCGGCGTCGTCGGCCAGATCCTCGTAGAGGGCACGGGCGGCCGGGTCGGCGTCGGGGTCGAGGCAGGCGATGGAGAACCGGGCGGTGCCGGGCCGGTACTGCCGGGCGAGGGAGCGGGCGGCGGCGTCGAGCACCGCGCACGCCTCGTCGACCCGGGTACCGAGCACGGCCAGGTTCCGCCCGGGGGCCCGGGGCAACCGCAGCGCCGCCGAGCGCGCCTGCACGTCGATGAGCTCGCCGAGCAGGGCCACCGGGGTGCGCGGGACCCCCTGCTCGGGGGCGGTCAGCGCCCGGAAGTCGGGCGCCTCGGCCAGCCTCGGGACGGCGTCGCCGTCGAAGAGCCGCGCGGGAGCGGCGTCCTGCGGGCGCATCCGCCACAGCCGGTGCTGGAGCTGGCTCCACGTCTCCCAGTCGCCGGCGAGGGGGATGCGGGCCACCTCGTTCCCCTCGGCCAGCCCGGACTCGGCGTTGACCACGGCGTGGTGCCGGGGCAGCGACTGCGCCGCGTCGTTGCGTTCGGCCAGGATCCGCAACGCCTTGGGCAGGGCGATGCGCAGGGTGAACTGGGCGACCAGGGCGGGCCGCCCCCACAGCGCCTCGATGCCGCGCACGTCCTGCGAGGCGAGCACCAGGTGGATGCCCTGCGACCGGCCCCGCCGGGCCAGGTCCTCCAGCAGGTCGGCGGCCTCGCGGGCGACCACGTCGCGGCCGGCGAGCAGCGCCTGGAACTCGTCGACCACGGCCACGATCCGCGGCCAGTGCCCGGTGGGGTCCACGGCGCGCAGCTCGGCCAGCTTGGTGACCTCGTGCTTCTTCGCCGCGTCGGCGCGTCGGCGCAGCTCCTCGGCGAGGAACCGCAGCAGCGCCAGCCCGAACTCCCGGTCGGTGTTGACGTTGATCCCGACCAGCCGCATGTGCGGCAGCCAGCTCGGGTCCCGCCGGCCCTGCGCGAACCGGGCGAAGGACACCCCCTCCTTGAAGTCGAGCAGGTAGAACTCCAGCTCGGTGGGGGAGTAGCGGGCGGCCAGCGCGCCGATCCACGCGAAGATCAGGTTGGTCTTGCCGGTGCCGGACGGGCCGCCGATCAGCGCGTGCGGCGGGTAATCGCCGAGGGTGAGCAGCACCGGCCGGCCGTGCGGGCCCTCGCCGATGGGCGCCGTGAGCCCGTGCGCCGA is from Micromonospora terminaliae and encodes:
- a CDS encoding FtsK/SpoIIIE domain-containing protein codes for the protein MADVRAQLVTRVRGMLSEALGATRTRLAAADADLAAGRDRLARVRRAAAAVPERVGAQRDRRLAEIDTRHAARIAELARRAAAAAGREAPGAASAPWDRWQATPAGRSEPPGAVRIGTVRITGAEPVPALVPLLDAGHVHLAGSDREGVAAVVPALLLRSVGRADPGAVRLFGYDPEHLGGGLAGFAPLGTAGLLTFVGPGGLGRLLDDLVEQIRRINETVLAGEYASLRELAAATGRRPEPWRVAVLLGGDELSRHERGQLDRVVRTGAACGVHLVVRGIDLPDGPTVIRVVVDPDDARIGGLPVALDAPPPAGLVTETCREVASRVNAGPPPAPFTDLLPPTGEYWREDSAHGLTAPIGEGPHGRPVLLTLGDYPPHALIGGPSGTGKTNLIFAWIGALAARYSPTELEFYLLDFKEGVSFARFAQGRRDPSWLPHMRLVGINVNTDREFGLALLRFLAEELRRRADAAKKHEVTKLAELRAVDPTGHWPRIVAVVDEFQALLAGRDVVAREAADLLEDLARRGRSQGIHLVLASQDVRGIEALWGRPALVAQFTLRIALPKALRILAERNDAAQSLPRHHAVVNAESGLAEGNEVARIPLAGDWETWSQLQHRLWRMRPQDAAPARLFDGDAVPRLAEAPDFRALTAPEQGVPRTPVALLGELIDVQARSAALRLPRAPGRNLAVLGTRVDEACAVLDAAARSLARQYRPGTARFSIACLDPDADPAARALYEDLADDAAWYDEETVPELMAEVGDTLGAPGTPQTPHFLLLYAVDAAAGQLAGKAGRRTGLEQLRRILHDGPERRTHVLAWWRGVARMRVDLGGPAARTDQIGAWVALDVQGAELGSSLYPGTGGPDWYPRPWRGLYFDRAVHRTGQVIIPYGPSR